One genomic segment of Hypomesus transpacificus isolate Combined female chromosome 5, fHypTra1, whole genome shotgun sequence includes these proteins:
- the LOC124467978 gene encoding nectin-1-like, producing the protein MENSGVFWIFLVTTCCAVQGVYGQTVEMDAEGRSGYVGSKVELPCVFVNSVPPVKISQVTWQKLVNGSKQNVAIANPSLGVSVAPPFRERVSFKNVGVRRRIPSLEDTTITFSSLRLADEATYICEYTTFPAGNRENTINLTVYARPLTQMSLSTPNLVARSSNRKMPVATCLSANGKPPGTIRWDTRVPGEATTRQIRNRDGTITVQSDYILVPSRETHQEVLTCVTTYNDEVYTDSVTLDIQYEPEVSIEGFDGNWYLNRENVELTCVADANPAVSLFQWKLMNGSISNSIEIQDNVLIIKGPITYELAGTYVCDATNSIGTRSASIEINIAEKPLPMVAPGDVISVVGLLLAGGVTLGIAITVMVLNMRKQCGGAAESDSTNSSPSLKMAPSSAKRRPDEDGQRSGKLYEELPNTADYVSYRLACNKEDYPEPYSPPINPPLSLLPEHPYPLPQPTATSPSTNNISKNTFSSPNSSQVFRYPSLPMLSPPPGVAPYTFPKEQYV; encoded by the exons ATGGAGAACTCGGGAGTATTTTGGATATTCCTGGTAACAACTTGTTGTGCTGTCCAAG GAGTGTATGgccagactgtggagatggatgCGGAAGGGCGATCGGGGTACGTGGGCTCCAAGGTAGAGCTGCCCTGTGTCTTCGTCAACAGTGTTCCACCCGTCAAAATATCACAG GTGACCTGGCAGAAGCTGGTGAACGGCAGCAAGCAGAACGTGGCCATCGCCAACCCCTCCCTGGGCGTGTCGGTGGCCCCGCCCTTCCGGGAACGCGTCAGCTTCAAGAACGTGGGCGTGCGGCGCCGCATCCCCTCTCTGGAGGACACCACCATCACCTTCTCCTCGCTGCGCCTCGCCGACGAGGCCACCTACATCTGCGAGTACACGACCTTCCCCGCAGGCAACCGGGAGAACACCATTAACCTGACTGTCTACG CTCGACCTTTGACCCAGATGAGTCTGTCCACGCCCAACTTGGTGGCACGGTCATCCAATCGGAAGATGCCGGTGGCCACCTGTCTCTCAGCCAATGGTAAACCACCTGGCACAATCAG gtgggacACGCGTGTGCCAGGGGAGGCCACCACGCGACAGATTCGGAACAGGGATGGGACCATCACGGTCCAGAGTGACTACATCCTGGTGCCCAGCAGAGAGACCCATCAGGAGGTCCTCACCTGCGTCACCACATACAACGACGAGGTCTACACAGACAGTGTGACACTGGACATTCagt ATGAGCCAGAGGTGTCCATAGAAGGGTTTGATGGAAACTGGTACTTGAACAGAGAGAATGTTGAGCTCACCTGCGTGGCTGATGCCAACCCAGCTGTCTCGCTGTTCCAGTGGAAGCT CATGAACGGCTCCATATCAAACAGCATTGAAATCCAAGACAATGTCCTCATCATCAAAGGACCAATCACGTACGAGCTGGCTGGCACATACGTGTGTGACGCGACCAATAGCATCGGAACTCGATCCGCCTCTATTGAGATCAACATAGCAG AAAAGCCACTGCCTATGGTCGCCCCCGGTGATGTCATCAGCGTTGTGGGCTTGCTGCTAGCTGGCGGGGTGACACTAGGCATCGCCATCACCGTGATGGTGCTGAACATGAGGAAACAGTGCGGCGGAGCGGCCGAAAGTGACTC GACaaactcttctccctctcttaaaATGGCCCCTTCGTCCGCCAAGAGGAGGCCGGATGAGGACGGCCAg CGTTCCGGAAAGCTCTATGAAGAGCTCCCAAACACAGCCGACTATGTGAGCTACAGACTGGCCTGCAACAAGGAGGACTACCCAGAGCCTTACTCCCCTCCTAtcaacccccctctctccctcctccccgagCACCCTTACCCTCTCCCGCAACCCACCGCGACCTCCCCGTCGACCAACAACATCTCGAAAAACACCTTCTCGTCGCCCAACTCCTCCCAGGTGTTCAGATACCCTTCCCTCCCCATGCTCTCACCTCCGCCAGGCGTGGCCCCCTACACCTTCCCCAAAGAGCAGTACGTCTGA
- the LOC124468291 gene encoding hemicentin-1-like — translation MAHSVCPALNYSSLSLQCTWPGGLPPPSLRWSPGLLAPGQEGVVLGQEGAGLTNKATVLQSGTNTFNNSLFTCQGSHPALNKSTQCTTRTWSPPGAPACFLNATVDNQQLMLSCSWGGGAPRALLWWEGPGGQQHGGGEENANILVLRSFLTQGGQAYTCHGKHPLHPLPQACTLKLVPVTKPYLLVNNTSPAEGSSAWLRCGLENGTLPVYYEFEQETQNGVNKTFGQGNSSLVNMTEINRNHTGWYRCIVRNMINQQQSDRIWLDVTYGPDIPQIDVTPYSVTERGYSALERETVSLLCQAQSNPPSQYVWFYNNSQVYTGPQFTITRILPTHTGIYVCLARNTNLNTSAQKIITLTVYYPPDGSPSCVVQPALNYSSLSLQCTWPGGLPPPSLRWSPGLLALGQEGAVLGQEGAGLTNNATVLQSGTNTFNNSLFTCQGSHPALNQSTQCTTRTWSPPGAPACFLNATVDNQQLMLSCSWGGGAPRALLWWEGPGGQQHGGGEENANILVLRSFLTQGGQAYTCHGKHPLHPLPQACTLKLVPVTKPSIWVSDASPVEGSSIGLRCGLANGTLPIYYEFEQETQNGVIKTFGQANSSLVNMTEINRNHTGWYRCSVRNTINQQRSDQIWLDVIYGPDIPQIDVTPYSVTERGYSALERETVSLLCQAQSNPPSQYVWFYNNSQVYTGPQFTITRILRTHTGIYTCLALNTNLNTRVRKTMTLTVYYPPDGSPSCIVQPALNYSSLSLQCTWPGGLPPPSLRWSPGLLAPGQEGAVLGQEVAGLTNNATVLQSGANTFNNSLFTCQGSHPALDQSTQCTSRTWSPSGAPVCFAYATRDNQQLMLSCSWGGGAPRALLWWEGPGGQQHGGGEENANILVLRSGSAQSGQAYTCRGKHPLHPLPQPCTLKLEAPVLLTQRSMVSVYEGSDVELSCILTANYPPAGDITWFNNRRQEVRSVPQKYLLQREAAWANLTVRETDGIQDSGQYWCSASNAVGGAEIPITLLVKRYPMPPNVTLVRLVYSTHQRSEVQIEWRLEGDGEGDDEVAGDGGLTSFTLERWRVGGETVPPGRKRSGEEEEEEEEEERGEGRSSSPSWLQVGEQGPDVRYHTLGNLIPTLTYQFRVTAVNHRTVGHPSLAKTPAAPPFNAYPAVIGAAIGGMILAAIATVLLFIFIIRNRNNSPRLHDMLFGMQHSQSRENINFPEDDVVARAEREGVGPDPVMASPRAQGPTETPPPSAPTLSQAKPLSPEMTNLST, via the exons ATGGCCCACTCTGTCTGT CCAGCACTCAACTACTCCTCCCTGAGCCTGCAGTGTACCTGGCCAGGGGGCCTGCCACCACCCTCCCTTCGATGGAGCCCTGGCCTACTGGCCCCTGGACAGGAGGGGGTGGTCCTGGGGCAGGAAGGGGCAGGGCTGACCAATAAAGCCACCGTGCTGCAGTCTGGAACTAACACCTTCAACAACTCCCTGTTCACCTGCCAAGGCTCCCACCCAGCCCTCAACAAAAgcacacagtgcaccacgcgCACCT GGTCTCCCCCCGGTGCACCAGCATGTTTCCTAAATGCAACAGTTGACAACCAGCAGCTGATGCTCTCCTGCTCCTGGGGGGGCGGAGCTCCCCGGGCTCTGCTCTggtgggaggggccagggggccaGCAGcacggaggaggggaggagaacgcCAACATTCTGGTTCTCCGCTCCTTCCTCACTCAGGGTGGGCAGGCCTACACCTGCCATGGGAAACATCCACTCCACCCGCTGCCCCAGGCCTGCACGCTGAAGCTGG TCCCGGTCACGAAGCCCTATCTTTTGGTGAACAATACATCTCCGGCGGAAGGGTCTTCAGCCTGGCTGCGCTGCGGCTTAGAGAATGGGACCTTACCTGTTTACTATGAGTTTGAGCAAGAGACTCAAAATGGAGTCAACAAAACCTTTGGCCAGGGAAACAGCAGCCTGGTCAACATGACTGAGATCAACCGCAACCACACAGGCTGGTACCGCTGTATTGTCCGCAACATGATCAACCAGCAACAATCTGACCGAATCTGGTTAGACGTCACCT ACGGTCCCGACATCCCTCAGATAGACGTGACTCCGTACAGCGTGACCGAGCGTGGCTACtctgccctggagagagagacggtctCCCTGCTCTGTCAGGCCCAGTCCAATCCACCCAGCCAGTACGTCTGGTTCTACAACAACTCCCAGGTCTACACCGGACCCCAGTTCACCATCACCAGGATCCTGCCTACGCACACTGGCATCTACGTCTGCCTGGCCCGGAACACCAACCTCAACACCAGCGCACAGAAGATAATCACTCTGACCGTCTACT ACCCTCCTGATGGTTCCCCTTCCTGCGTCGTGCAGCCAGCGCTCAACTACTCCTCCCTGAGCCTGCAGTGTACCTGGCCAGGGGGCCTGCCACCACCCTCCCTTCGATGGAGCCCTGGCCTACTGGCCCTTGGACAGGAAGGGGCGGTCTTGGGGCAGGAAGGGGCAGGGCTGACCAATAACGCCACCGTGCTGCAGTCTGGAACTAACACCTTCAACAACTCCCTGTTCACCTGCCAAGGTTCCCACCCAGCCCTAAACCAAAgcacacagtgcaccacgcgCACCT GGTCTCCCCCCGGTGCACCAGCATGTTTCCTAAATGCAACAGTTGACAACCAGCAGCTGATGCTCTCCTGCTCCTGGGGGGGCGGAGCTCCCCGGGCTCTGCTCTggtgggaggggccagggggccaGCAGcacggaggaggggaggagaacgcCAACATTCTGGTTCTCCGCTCCTTCCTCACTCAGGGTGGGCAGGCCTACACCTGCCATGGGAAACATCCACTCCACCCACTGCCCCAGGCCTGCACGCTGAAGCTGG TCCCAGTCACAAAGCCCTCTATTTGGGTGAGCGACGCATCTCCAGTAGAAGGGTCTTCCATTGGGTTGCGCTGCGGCTTAGCGAATGGGACCTTACCTATTTACTATGAGTTTGAGCAAGAGACTCAAAATGGAGTCATCAAAACCTTTGGCCAGGCAAACAGCAGCCTGGTCAACATGACTGAGATCAACCGCAACCACACAGGCTGGTACCGCTGTAGTGTCCGCAACACGATCAACCAGCAACGATCAGACCAAATCTGGTTAGACGTCATTT ACGGTCCCGACATCCCTCAGATCGACGTGACTCCGTACAGCGTGACTGAGCGTGGCTACtctgccctggagagagagacggtctCCCTGCTCTGTCAGGCCCAGTCCAACCCACCCAGCCAGTACGTCTGGTTCTATAACAACTCCCAGGTCTACACCGGACCCCAGTTCACCATCACCAGGATCCTGCGCACGCACACCGGCATTTACACCTGCCTGGCCCTGAACACCAACCTCAATACCCGCGTGCGGAAGACAATGACCCTGACTGTCTACT ACCCTCCTGATGGTTCCCCTTCCTGCATCGTGCAGCCAGCACTCAACTACTCCTCCCTGAGCCTGCAGTGTACCTGGCCAGGGGGCCTGCCACCACCCTCCCTTCGATGGAGCCCTGGCCTACTGGCCCCTGGACAGGAAGGGGCGGTCCTGGGGCAGGAAGTGGCAGGGCTGACCAATAACGCCACCGTGCTGCAGTCTGGAGCTAACACCTTCAACAACTCCCTGTTCACCTGCCAAGGCTCCCACCCAGCCCTCGACCAAAGCACACAGTGCACTTCACGCACCT GGTCTCCCTCCGGTGCACCAGTGTGTTTTGCATACGCGACACGTGACAACCAGCAGCTGATGCTCTCCTGCTCCTGGGGGGGCGGAGCTCCCCGGGCTCTGCTCTggtgggaggggccagggggccaGCAGcacggaggaggggaggagaacgcCAACATTCTGgttctccgctctggctccgcccagAGTGGGCAGGCCTACACCTGCCGTGGGAAACATCCActccaccccctgccccagccctgcaCCCTGAAGCTGG AAGCTCCAGTGTTGCTGACCCAGAGGAGCATGGTGTCTGTGTATGAGGGCAGTGACGTCGAGCTCAGCTGCATCCTGACGGCCAACTACCCTCCAGCCGGTGACATCACCTGGTTCAACAACCGTAGACAGGAAGTGCGAAGTGTTCCTCAAAAGTACCTGCTGCAGCGGGAGGCAGCCTGGGCCAATCTGACGGTGCGGGAGACCGACGGTATCCAAGACAGCGGCCAATACTGGTGTTCCGCTTCCAATGCCGTGGGAGGGGCCGAGATCCCGATCACCCTATTGGTCAAGA GGTACCCCATGCCTCCGAACGTGACCCTGGTCAGACTGGTGTACAGCACTCACCAGCGCAGCGAGGTGCAGATTGAGTGGCGAttggagggagacggagagggcgACGACGAGGTAGCGGGAGACGGAGGGCTCACCAGCTTCACGCTGGAGCGCTGGCGTGTGGGCGGGGAGACGGTGCCTccggggaggaagaggagcggagaggaggaggaggaggaggaggaggaggagagaggggagggaaggagcagtTCTCCCTCCTGGCTGCAGGTGGGGGAGCAGGGGCCAGATGTGCGATATCACACCCTGGGCAACCTCATTCCCACCCTCACCTACCAGTTCCGCGtcacagctgtcaatcaccGCACTGTGGGACATCCTTCCCTAGCAAAGACCCCAG CGGCCCCGCCCTTCAACGCGTATCCTGCTGTGATTGGAGCAGCCATCGGGGGGATGATCCTCGCCGCCATTGCCACGGTGCTACTGTTCATCTTCATCATTCGCAACCGCAATAACAGCCCCC GACTACATGACATGCTGTTCGGCAT GCAGCACAGCCAGTCCAGAGAGAACATCAACTTTCCTGAAGATGATGTCGTGGCGAGagctgaaagagagggagttg GACCAGATCCAGTCATGGCCTCCCCCAGAGCCCAGGGTCCCACAGAGACTCCTCCCCCATCAGCACCTACCCTATCACAGGCCAAGCCCCTCTCCCCAGAGATGACAAACCTGTCAACGTAA
- the LOC124468292 gene encoding V-set and immunoglobulin domain-containing protein 10-like 2 — protein MVARGLTFICLLTCLFTSPGHAVDILDPGEVVYVDSRLDGVVGRAVILECGATLPDVYIWGFTKPGTDAIRAVVYDFGKGPKIQQLAQTLGDLQVISKSASVSIENLQLAARGLYTCQALYDTPQGAKLYYYYTHLFVLVPVTKPYILVSDASPAEGSSAWLRCGLENGTSPIYYEFEQETHNGFFKTFGQGNSSRFNMTEINRNHTGWYRCSVRNAVNQQRSDRIWLDIIYGPDIPQIDVTPYSVTERGYSALERETVSLLCQSQSNPPSQYVWFYNNSQVYTGPQFTITRILRMHTGIYACLAQNTYLNTRARKTITLTVYYPPDGSPSCIVQPALNYSSLSLQCTWPGGLPPPSLRWSPGLLAPGQEGAVLGQEGAVLTNNVTMLQSGANTFNNSLFTCQGSHLALNQSTYCSIRTLCFAYATRDNQQLMLSCSWGGGAPRALLWWEGPGGQQHGGGEENANILVLRSGSAQSGQAYICRGKHPLHPLPQPCTLMLEAPVLLTQRSMVSVYEGSDVELTCILTANYLPASDITWFNNRRQEVRNVPQKYLMQRGAAWANLTVRETDGIQDSGQYWCSASNAVGGAEIPITLLVKRYPMPPNVTLVRLVYSTRQRSEVQIEWRLEEEGQSVNEGARDGGFTRFMLERRSVEEEATTPGRKRSGEEEEEERGEGRSSSPSWLQVGEQGPDVRYHTLGNLIPTLTYQFRVTAVNHRTVGHPSPAKTPADPPFNAYPAVIGAAIGGMILAAIATVLLFMFIIRNRNNNPRLHDMLFGMQHSQSRENINFPEDEIMEGAEGGGDLGPSPGPDPVMSSPRASSPRAQSPLGVSPATGQPPPPGDDNEPVNVTITVMATGS, from the exons ATGGTGGCCAGAGGGTTGACCTTTATCTGTCTGCTCACCTGCCTGTTCACGTCCCCCGGCCACG CGGTGGACATCCTCGACCCCGGGGAAGTGGTGTACGTGGACTCCCGTCTAGACGGGGTGGTGGGCCGAGCCGTGATCCTGGAGTGCGGAGCCACCTTACCTGACGTCTACATCTGGGGCTTCACTAAGCCCGGGACGGACGCCATACGAGCTGTCGTCTACGACTTTGGGAAGGGCCCCAAGATCCAGCAGCTGGCACAGACTCTGGGAGACTTGCAGGTCATCTCGAAAAGTGCCTCGGTGAGCATTGAGAACCTCCAGCTGGCTGCTCGTGGACTGTACACCTGCCAGGCCTTGTACGACACCCCGCAGGGAGCCAAACTCTACTACTACTACACCCATCTGTTTGTCCTGG TTCCGGTCACCAAGCCCTACATTTTGGTGAGTGATGCGTCTCCGGCGGAAGGATCCTCCGCGTGGCTGCGCTGCGGCCTGGAGAACGGGACCTCGCCCATTTACTATGAGTTTGAGCAAGAGACTCACAATGGATTTTTCAAGACCTTTGGCCAGGGAAACAGCAGCCGGTTCAACATGACAGAGATCAACCGCAACCACACAGGCTGGTACCGGTGTAGCGTCCGCAATGCGGTCAACCAACAACGATCCGATCGCATCTGGTTAGACATCATCT ACGGTCCCGACATCCCTCAGATCGACGTGACTCCGTACAGCGTGACCGAGCGTGGCTACTcggccctggagagagagacggtctCCCTGCTCTGTCAGTCCCAGTCCAACCCGCCCAGCCAGTACGTCTGGTTCTACAACAACTCCCAGGTCTACACCGGACCCCAGTTCACCATCACCAGGATCCTGCGCATGCACACCGGCATCTACGCCTGCCTGGCCCAGAACACTTACCTCAACACCCGCGCACGGAAGACAATCACTCTGACCGTCTACT ACCCTCCCGATGGTTCCCCTTCCTGCATCGTGCAGCCAGCGCTCAACTACTCCTCCCTGAGCCTGCAGTGTACCTGGCCAGGGGGCCTGCCACCACCCTCCCTTCGATGGAGCCCTGGCCTACTGGCCCCTGGACAGGAAGGGGCGGTCCTGGGGCAGGAAGGGGCCGTGCTGACCAATAACGTCACAATGTTGCAATCCGGAGCTAACACCTTCAACAACTCCCTGTTCACCTGCCAAGGCTCTCACCTGGCCCTCAATCAAAGCACATACTGCTCAATACGGACCT TGTGTTTTGCATACGCGACACGTGACAACCAGCAGCTGATGCTCTCCTGCTCCTGGGGGGGCGGAGCTCCCCGGGCTCTGCTCTggtgggaggggccagggggccaGCAGcacggaggaggggaggagaacgcCAACATTCTGgttctccgctctggctccgcccagAGTGGGCAGGCCTACATCTGCCGTGGGAAACATCCActccaccccctgccccagccctgcaCGCTGATGCTGG AAGCTCCAGTGTTGCTGACCCAGAGGAGCATGGTGTCTGTGTATGAGGGCAGTGACGTCGAGCTCACCTGCATCCTGACGGCCAACTACCTTCCAGCCAGTGACATCACCTGGTTCAACAACCGTAGACAAGAAGTCCGGAACGTTCCTCAAAAGTACCTGATGCAGCGAGGGGCAGCCTGGGCCAATCTGACGGTGCGGGAGACCGATGGTATCCAAGACAGCGGCCAATACTGGTGTTCCGCTTCCAATGCTGTGGGAGGGGCTGAGATCCCGATCACTTTATTGGTCAAGA GGTACCCCATGCCTCCGAACGTGACTCTGGTCAGACTGGTGTACAGCACTCGTCAGCGCAGCGAGGTGCAAATAGAGTGGCGATTAGAGGAAGAAGGACAGAGCGTCAACGAGGGAGCGAGAGACGGAGGGTTCACTAGGTTCATGCTGGAGCGCAGGAGCGTAGAAGAAGAGGCGACGACcccggggaggaagaggagtggagaggaggaggaggaggagagaggggagggaaggagcagtTCTCCCTCCTGGCTGCAGGTGGGGGAGCAGGGGCCAGATGTGCGATATCACACCCTGGGCAACCTCATTCCCACCCTCACCTACCAGTTCCGCGtcacagctgtcaatcaccGCACTGTGGGACATCCTTCCCCAGCAAAGAccccag CGGACCCTCCCTTCAACGCGTATCCTGCTGTGATTGGAGCAGCCATCGGGGGGATGATCCTCGCCGCCATTGCCACGGTGCTGCTGTTCATGTTCATCATTCGCAACCGTAACAACAATCCCC GACTACACGACATGCTGTTCGGCAT GCAGCACAGCCAGTCCAGAGAGAACATCAACTTTCCTGAAGATGAGATCATGGAGGGAGCTGAAGGAGGTGGTGACCTTGGTCCCTCCCCTGGTCCAG ACCCAGTCATGTCCTCCCCCAGAGCCTCCTCCCCCAGGGCCCAGTCCCCCCTGGGGGTCTCCCCCGCCACCGGccagcctcctccccccggAGACGACAACGAACCTGTCAACGTCACCATCACTGTCATGGCAACAGGCTCCTAA
- the chek1 gene encoding serine/threonine-protein kinase Chk1, whose translation MAVPFVQDWDLVQTLGEGAYGEVKLLVNKHTEEAVAVKVIDTTQGKECLDNVKKEICINKVLSHPNIVRFFGHRMEGTTIYLFLEYCTGGELFDRIEPDVGMPEKDAHKFFQQLIAAVEYLHSVGITHRDIKPENILLDDKDNLKLSDFGLATMFRHRGRERRLTRLCGTLPYVAPELLSQSEFSAQPADVWACGIVLTAMLAGELPWDQPSESCQEYSDWLQTKTYLPPWKKIQPTPLSLLSKLLLSAPEERIRLPDIKKERWFSQTYKPAARLQSEAQGSTAKLLRTDSEKLPLDRNKSDDRIQFSSSQPDPAAGGCVWDGSVYVGPSAGQVSFSQPARPEHMLLGSQLLGTPGASQTPWQRLVRRMTRFFTTLESGASCSALRDASISLGLTFKHTCTNQVTLSTLDKRNNKLIFKVHLLELDQKVMLDFRLSKGDGLEFKRLFLKIKLKLNDIINSQKVLLPVS comes from the exons ATGGCAGTGCCCTTCGTGCAGGATTGGGACCTTGTCCAGACTCTGGGAGAGGGAGCATATGGCGA GGTGAAGTTGCTGGTGAACAAACACACTGAAGAGGCTGTAGCCGTTAAGGTCATAGACACCACCCAGGGCAAAGAATGCTTAGACAATGTCAAGAAAGAGATCTGCATAAACAAG GTTCTCAGCCACCCCAACATTGTCCGTTTCTTTGGTCACCGCATGGAGGGAACCACAATCTATCTCTTCCTGGAGTACTGCACTGGGGGAGAGCTGTTCGACCGAATTG AACCGGACGTAGGAATGCCAGAGAAGGATGCTCACAAGTTCTTTCAGCAGTTGATAGCAGCCGTG GAGTACCTCCATAGTGTGGGAATCACCCACAGAGACATAAAGCCTGAGAACATTCTCCTCGATGAcaaag ATAACTTGAAGCTGTCCGACTTTGGCCTGGCCACCATGTTCCGTCATCGCGGCCGCGAGCGCCGGCTCACCCGCCTGTGTGGAACTCTGCCCTACGTCGCGCCGGAActcctcagccaatcagagttcAGTGCTCAACCAGCTGACGTTTGGGCCTGTGGGATCGTGCTCACGGCCATGCTGGCtggag AGTTACCATGGGACCAGCCCAGTGAAAGCTGTCAGGAGTATTCCGATTGGCTACAGACGAAGACCTACCTACCACCTTGGAAGAAGATACAGCCCACTCCCCTGA GCCTGCTGTCTAAGTTGCTGCTGTCGGCTCCAGAGGAGAGGATCCGTCTCCCGGACATCAAGAAGGAGCGCTGGTTCAGCCAGACATACAAGCCTGCAGCCAGGCTCCAGTCAGAGGCTCAGGGCTCCACAGCCAAGCTCCTACGCACCGACTCAGAGAAGCTCCCGCTCGACCGCAACAAAAG CGATGACCGGATCCAGTTCTCTAGTTCCCAGCCGGACCCGGCAGCGGGGGGTTGCGTGTGGGACGGGAGCGTGTACGTGGGGCCCTCCGCAGGCCAGGTCAGCTTCTCCCAGCCTGCCAGGCCCGAGCACATGCTGCTGGGTAGCCAGCTACTGGGCACCCCTGGAGCCAGCCAG acGCCCTGGCAGCGGCTGGTGAGGAGGATGACTCGCTTCTTCACCACACTGGAGTCTGGGGCCTCCTGCTCCGCCCTGAGAGACGCCTCCATCAGCCTGGGGCTCACGTTCAAACACACCTGCaccaaccag GTGACCTTGAGCACCTTGGACAAACGCAACAACAAGCTCATCTTCAAAGTCCACCTCCTGGAACTGGACCAGAAGGTCATGCTGGACTTCCGACTGTCCAAG gGCGACGGCCTTGAGTTCAAGCGTCTCTTCCTGAAGATCAAGCTCAAGCTCAACGATATCATAAACTCCCAGAAggtcctgcttcctgtctcatGA